CGCTTCCACGAAATCGTGACTCAATATTTCCCCGCCGAGGGGAGCGGCACCCTGCAGGATCGGCAGTTGGCAATGTCGCATGAACGGGGCAATCCGCAGAATCGCGTTGTGACCCCAATAGTTACCTTGATCGCCAGCGAAACGGTCAAACCCTTCGGCAAACGTGGATCCATACACGGCCGCAGCAAACTGCTGCATCCGCGCAAAGAGTGAGCGACGGCCGACGGGAACGGGCGGCACCTGCAAAATTCCCAATTGGCGATCCATTTGCATTCTACGAGCCATTTCAATCATGGTCTCGGCGGTCATCAAACTATCAGCATCCAGGACAATCATGAACTCATAGTGGCTGCCCCAGTTTTCGCAGAACTCAGCGATATTGCCTGCTTTACGGGCATCATTGCGGGAACGGTGCCGGTAGAAAATACCAATCTCATCGGAGGCGGGATCCGCCGCAGAATTGCGAAGCTCGTGGAGTTTCAAAATCTCCGACCAACACCATTCTTCCTCCAGCCAAACATCGGGATCGGTGGTGTCAGAGAGTACGAAGAAATCAAATTTAGAAATCTCCCCAGTGGAGAACGACGCATCCTGCAACTGCTCCCGCATCGCGGCCACGGCCGCAAACACTCGCGTCGGAGACTCGTTGTACACCGGCACCAAGATTGCAGTACGAGTTGGCTCAGCGGTGCTCTCAGGAACATCCGGTGCGGACGATGGTTCTTCCGGCAGAATCCCGTCCCGCTCGCCGCCACTTCGCCAGCGCCGCATGGGAGGGAGCTGGTAGAGAAAACCGAAGGTTCCCAAGCTGCATGAAAACGAAATCCACGTGAATAATATTGCAAACAGGGCAAGACTCACCGTCTCCATCGGATTGGTACCCCCGTCGGCCACAACGATTTGGTAGCAAGCGATGCAACCGAGGGTGCTCAACAACACTGTCGTTGACAGGACAAGGTAACGAAGGAGCATTGCTGAGCGGGCGGGATCACCCGAGACGCGATGATTCATAGCGGACAGAGAAATAGAGGTGAAAAGGGTGCCGTGACGTCGCCGCGGCATAGAACAAGCGGCATAGAACAGCGGCAGCGGCACCGCGGCGAGGAATCACCGCGACGAGACCTACCCGGTGGAAACGAGCGCAGTGCGTCGACCCACCGAGATCACCGATCGCGAAGTCGCTGGTTTGACGACTGACCGATTGGCAATGTCAAGATTCGGTACAGCGTTTGTCCGCCATCAATTAAAGGTTTTGTCCACCATTGCCATCGCAGGACCTTAATCATTTCAATTGGCTCAGCGCGATGCATCTTACGACGCACGATCGTGGGCACACTTCGCAAATGCTGACGGTTGACGGTGTTGTTGGAGTAGGTGTCCAGTGCGATTGGTTGGAACGCCACCGGATGATTGTCGGTCATGAACATGGATATGTTCCTGTATGCTGAGAGAAAAGCTGAGTAGCAAGAAGAGGAGTAGGGCAAGTCGCGGCAAGGATCCGATGAATCCGGGTCACTGACTCACTTCACAGTCAAGCTGTATCAAACGACGTGCCAGAACTGCGTTGCGGTCCCCCGCCACAGCAGACTTGTTGCTTGGCGCCACCCTTAAAATCCAACCTTCGCTTTTTAGTGCTGGTCAATCTCACCTTGCGCGAATCACGAGGTGGAAATCGTCCGCGGATGAATTTCTCGCAAAATACAGTGCAGAGCGCGGTCTCAGTGTTCAGCAGCGAACGGTGAGCATTCATCGGTGCCGTTGTGGTCGCTAAACGGATAGCCCCGCCAGAAATCGACGCGAGTTGCGCATTGAATTGGCGATGGGTGCCGGAAAGTTAAGCGGCACGCGCGCTGGCGGGTCCCATTCGAGATGAGCAATTCAGTAGGCTCGGGACCATTCAGAGCGTCGATCGAGTCCACGTCAGGCCGGTAACCGCCTGGTGATCTACGAATTCGACGGGCCAGCGAAGTCGGCCAGTTCGTCCCTCCCTGGCGTATGGGTCAGGATTCGGGCAGCGCTGGCAACGGAATCCACCGCCCGTCGATGATGGCTGTCATTTCAACCGACAGCGGCCGGGCAATTTGATGAATTAGTGGTGCAAGATTGTCCTCAGTATGCTATATTGAGGTGTCTTTGCTACCCCTGAAGTAGTATCCGAGGGGCCTCTCCTCAGTATGTTTAACGTCTATATCCGTCGATTCTGCAATGATGCTTCGAACCAGCGCAATGACGCGCCGTCGCTTTCTTTCTGGTGCGGTGGCTGTATCCGTGCCCATGCTGACTGGAATTTCCGCCAACGACAGTAGTCGCCATTTGATGCCCAGCACCGATTCAGACAACACGATGTCCAGGAGGACTCACGCTGAACGATCCGAACCTGAAGACGCATTCCTAACGGATTTGCGTACGCATTGTTATCGCTATTTTTGCGAAGCGGCGGACCCAGCGACGGGACTGATTAGCGATCGCGGACGAAACGACGGCCGAGGATTCAGTGAGTATGCAAGTTCTGCGGCATGTGGATTCGGCTTAGCGGCCTACGCAATTGCTCCTTCGTCAGGACTTGATACTTTCGATCGGGCCCGTGAGCGTTCACGGACGCTGCTACGTTCGCTGCTCGAGTTGGCTGAGCACCATAACGGATTCTTATATCACTTCATTGGTCGCAGTGATGGCGGTCGACGAATGAATTGCGAGGCATCCACCGTCGACACCGCCTTGATGTTGGCGGGGGTGATGTGCTCGGAGACGATTTTCGGTGGGGACGCCGAAATCGCGAGTCTGTGTCGAGAGTTGATGTCTCGTACCAATTGGCAGTCGATGCTGGACGAGAGCAACTTGTTGTCGATGGGATGGTCACCCGAGCAGGGTATGCTGCCGTATCGTTGGGATCGTTTTAGTGAGTTAACAATTTTAGTACTGTTAGCCATCGGGGCGCCGCAGCATGCGATCGATCCCGTCGCATGGCAAGCATGGCGACGTGACAAGATGCTCACCTTTAACGGACAATCGTTTCTTTCTTATCCGCCGTTGTTCGTGCATCAGTATCCGATGGCGTTCTTCGATTTCCGCGGTATGAAAAGCCCCAGCGGTAGAAGCTACTGGCATAATTCGGTGACCGCACACCTAGCTCAGATCGACTTTTTGGAAAGGTTATCACGCCGCTACCCAGCGGAGTTTGGGCATTACGGCAGATCGCTATGGGGAATCACTAGCAGCGACTCCGCGACGGGGTACCGAGACTGGGGGGGACCTTATGAAGATGATCGTAGCGAACCAGACCGCGGGATCGATGGGACGGTGGTCCCGAGTGCCGCAGCGGGCGGACTGGCAATCGTGCCCGAGCAGGCGATCTCGACATTAAAGTACCAGCAAGCACAGTTTGGTAGCGAAATCTATGGTCGCTACGGGTTTGCTAACGCCTTCAATCCCGCGACGGGTTGGTCCGGCCCCGACGTGATCGGCATTGATACAGGGATTTCGTTGTTGATGGCTGAAAATCTTCGTAGCGGTGGCGTGTGGAGCGCGTTCATGAAGCATCCCGTCGCCCAATCGGCCTTGGAACGGGCGGGATTCACTCCAGTCTAAGGTGTTCACGGTTCGACCTGCGTGCTTGGCAAACAAACCGGGGACGCATTGCTGCAGATCGGCACTGAAAATGCTTAGGATGGCGGGCGTTTCGAGATCCTTCCAACCAACATTCGCAGTTCAATGAGTGCTCTACGCCCTATTTTGCACGCCATCGGCGTGACTCTCTGGTGCTTGCTGCCGTGCTCCGGAGCCGTCCAAGCAGATGAAAAGGCGGTCGATCTTGCCGAGGAGCGGGCAGCCCGTGAGAACGCCGTCCCCACGGCATCGCAGGTCTCTGACTTCGACGATTTGCAGTTGTTCGCGCAGCATTTGGCGACGACAACCTACGTCCCCGAACCGCCGCTCATACCGGCGCTCGCCGAGCTAAGTTACGAACAGTACCGTGATATCCGGTTTCGCAACGGACGCGCGTTGTGGAGCGACGGCGATCATCCATTTTGGTTGGAGTTCTTCCATCGAGGTTTCGTCCAGCGAGATCGCGTGGATGTGAATGTCATCGAGGGCAACGCCACGAAGAATGAACTTCGAACGAGGCAAATCCCTTATGACCGAGAGCTATTCGACTTTGAGGGGGCCGCTGCGGGAGTGAATATCAGAGAACCGATCGGATTTGCGGGCTTCAAAGCCGTCGGGAGGTTCGAAGAAGGTGGTTTTGGTCAGGAGATGTTGACGTTCATCGGATCGAGTTACTTCCGCGCTCGCACGGGGCAAACCGTCTATGGCACATCGGCGAGAGGCTTGGCGGTTGATGTGGGAATGAATCGGGATGAGGAGTTTCCCGATTTTCGCGCGTTCTGGGTTTATGAGCCGGCCCCAGGCGACCGTCAGCTCCGCGTTCTGGCGCTGCTGGACAGTCCGAGCTTAACGGGCGCCTACCAGTTTGATTTTGACCCTTCGATGACGGTATCGAAAATGCGGGTCACCGCCACGCTCTATTTTCGCGAGCTCCCCGGCAAACTCGCCATCGCGCCTCTGACAAGCATGTGGATATGGGGCGACGGACTGGCGCCTCCTCCGCTGGACAAACGCCCGTCATGCCACGATGCCGATGGGTTGCTGATTCACGCCGATGAGAATTGGACATGGCGTGCCTTCGCGCGACTTCCCTATCCGTCGGTTACTGCCACCCGTGTAGAAAAGTTGTCGGGTTTTGGATTGTTGCAGAGAGACCGCAACTTTGATCACTACGGCGACACCGGTGCGAGGTACGACGAGCGACCGAGCGTGTGGGTCGAGCCGATCGAGAGTTTCGGTAGCGGGCGAATCGAACTCATGGAGATCCCCGGGGCGCATGAGGGTATCGATAACATCGGTGCGTACTTTGTTGCCGACGCGGAGATCGATGTCGATCAACCGTTGGAGTTGAGATATGATGTTTTTTTCTTCGGTAGTACGACCACGCTAGCGGAACGGGTGCAACCGACGTGCGATAACGGGGATCTTCTGGCAACCTGCGAATCGTTTGAGGTCAGTCGGGATGATGAAGCGATCACGCTGAAGATCCATTTTCAACCCCACGAGGAGTCCGTTGGGGATGACGACCAGGACGTCGTTGAGAGCGGTGGTCAAGCCCCCTTAGGAGGGTGGGGGCGAGTTGATCCAGGGCGCGTCGTTCCCGAGATTAGCACGGTACGGGGCGAAGTCGATGACGTCGTCGTGTTAACCAACGGCAGCGGTTATCTGGTGGAGGTTCGCCTCGTGCCCACCGAGGATGCTCCCGTGCAGGTTGCATTCAGATTGAATGACTCGACAGGAGTATCGCTAACGGAGTCATTCGAGTATCTGTGTCCTCACGAGCAACCAAAATTTGTGTATCCAGCGGTATACACTCGCCAGGAATAATGTCCCACCGGCAGCCTCGTGGTTTGACTCCGCATATGGCTGGACGTCAGGTTTCTGAAACAGTACCGTGTTGGTCGCGCCGCGGCAGTTCCACGGATTTCAATTTCAAGTAAGACCACGATAGTATTTTTGCTTCGCGGCTGCGACGAGTATTTTTCGGGGCCATGTTTCGCTGATTTTGATCTGTCTGACCGATTCGCCCACGCTGTTGGCTTGGTTCAGAGGAGACGATCCCCAGCGCGATAGGTGTCCAGACTTTCGATTTGGTATGAGCGAAGCAAACGGCCAATGAGCGATGGCGTGCAACCCAATTCTGAATTTCCCGCCGGTGGGCGACCGTCGATCGAATCGATGGAGAAGGCCATCTCCGTGCTGGCGGTTACCCTGAAACAGCGTTTTGATCAGGCATCGTTGAGGGCATCAGACGGTTCGGATATGGATCCGTTGGAACCACTGATCGCGGGCAGTCAGAAAGCAGGGATTGGCCTGGTGGCGAGCCCGACGCCTGCCATCGGCGACATTGTTACGACGGTCCGCCAAGGCATCCCCCTTGTATTCAGTTTGCCCAACGACAGTTTAGTGATTTTGCAAGGACCGCATGCGGGCAAGATCGACTGCGCGGTCATCGGTGATCATCTCGAATACCGTACGCTCAGCACCTCCCAATTATCGAAGTTATTGGGAGACTTGTCGCGGTTGCGAATGATGATCGCTAAGAAAGAGTTTGAGTGCGAGTCGCTTTCGGCATCCGCGGATCGGGATGGTCACGACCATGGTCACTCGCATCCCAAGCCACTGCGGCGACTGCTCTCGCTGCTCCATCTGGACCGCCGTGACATCGAGTTGGTCACACTCTTTGCGGGCGTCGCCGGCGTGTTGGGATTGGCAACACCTCTGATCGTCGAAAGCTTGGTAAACGTCGTCAGTTGGGGGGTTTATTTCCAACCGCTACTGGTGCTGGCGAGTATGCTGCTGGTCTGCTTGGGAATTGCCGGAGTTCTAAAGATTCTGCAAACCTGGGTCGTTGAAATTATTCAGCGCCGCCAATTCGTTCGCATCGTCAACGATCTCGCACATCGATTTCCACGTGCCGACCAGAACGCTTTTGCAGACCAATATCCCCGCGAGTTGGCCAATCGGGTATTCGATATTGTCACCATTCAGAAAGCGACGTCGGTGTTGTTGCTCGACGGCGTGACGATCGTGTTGACGAGTATCATCGGATTGCTGTTGTTGGCATTCTACCACCCATTCTTGTTGGGTTTTGATATTGTGTTAGTGCTGTCGATGATTTCCGTCACTTGGGTTCTCGGACGTGGTGGGGTGCGAACGGCGATTGACGAATCGATCTGCAAGTATCGGGTCGCGCATTGGTTACAAGACGTGATTGCCATGCCGAGTGCGTTCAAGGTCGGGGGCGGCGAGCATTTGGCGATTCAGCGAGCCAATCAATTATCGGTCGATTACCTCAACGCTCGCAGTCGTCAGTTCGGCGTTGTGATTCGGCAGGTGATTTTTGCCGTTGGGCTCCAGGTCGTGGCTTCTACCGCCCTGCTTAGTTTAGGTGGTTGGTTGGTGATTGACGGTCAGCTGACGCTCGGCCAGCTCGTCGCTAGTGAGTTGGTGGTTACCGTTGTGGTCGGGGCGTTTGCCAAAGCCGGAAAGTCTTTAGAGATTTTCTATGATTTGATGGCAGGGATCGACAAGGTAGGGCACCTGGTGGACATTCCGCCTGATCCACGCGTGGAAATCGGTGCGATCCCAGCAGGGCCGGCAAATGTCTCCTGGTCGGAGTTGGTTTTCGATTCGCCGACGGGACGATCGCGGGTAGCAGCGGCCACGATAGCGTCTGGTTCGCGTGTTGCCATTGTGGGCGATGATCCTAGCGGGCAGTCACGACTGGCGCGGGCTCTGGGCGGGTTGACCACGCCCAGCGCCGGCATGATTCAAGTCGCTGGTTACGACGCATTTGAAGCCGCCATCGGATCACCGGGCGAAATCGCCGCTTACGCGGGCGAACCCTCGATATTCAATGGAACGCTCCGAGAGAATACTGACCTGGGACGCAGCGGGATTGACCATACTCGTGTCCGTGAAGTCCTTCGCCAAGCGGGACTGGGCCAAGTGCTGCTGCAACTCAAGGGCGGTCTGCAAACGAGGCTATTGTCCGATGGTCGACCGTTTTCATTCGCTCAACAATCTCGGTTAATGATCGCGCGTGCGATGGCGGCGCATCCCCGGTTGTTGATCATTGACGGATTGCTTGATGGACTTGGTGACAGTGGACGCCGCGACGTTTGGAAAAACATCACCGCAGAGGAGTGTCCTTGGACACTGATTGTGGTGACCCAGCGCGAGGATATTGCAGAGTGGTGCGAAAGCAGAATCGCTGTCCGCAAGTAGATTTATTTGACTGTTCTTCAAGATCGTTTTGAGCCATGATCGATACGCCCGAGTCCAATGACGAGTTTCCTACGCTCCAGATGGTGCGCACCGGTAGGATCGTACGAATGATCGGCAAGCTCGCGTTTGCTGCCTTGGTCATCTCCACAGTGGCCATGGTGTTCGTTCCCTGGCGACAGACCGCTCGGGGCGTCGGGACGGTAGTGGCCCTCGATCCGCAGCAGCGTCCACAGCCTTTGCTGAGTCCTTCGATGGGCGTTGTAAGCTATGTGAAGCCGGGGTTGCGGGAGGGAAGCTATGTCGAAAAGTCTGAACTGTTGCTCCGCTTGACCCCGTTTGCCGTCAATGCAGTTGACCAATTGGATACGCAGATCGTCGCCATGGAGTCGATGGAGGCTTCCGCACTGGCCAGCCTCGAGGTCACCAAGCAATCCGCGGCCCTGCAGGAGAGCAGCGGTCGCAGCATGGCGGAGTCTCTGAAGCAAGAGTATCAGGCAGCCCGCCAAAAGTGGGAGCAGTCCAAGAACGAGGTCACTTCGCTACAGGCTGACCTGGAGGATAAACGCAATCAGCTGCAAATCGCCGAGCGGGTGTCCGAGCAAGGTTTGATCTCGCGTGAGGAGCTGTTCTCCAAACGTCGGGCCGTCGAAAGCCAGTCCGCCAAGGTCCTGAAGGCCGAAAACGCAGTGGACGAAGCGTATGCGACCTTGCTGTCCAAAGAGGAGGAAATTGAAGCGAAACGGCAGGAGATTGACATTAAGAACAGGACCGCGAACCAAAAGGTTCTGGAGGAGATGCAGAGGATCAACAGGATCGAGAAGGACATTCTGGATCTCCGCAATTCGCGGGGGCAGATGGACCGGCTGGAAATTCGTGCGCCCCGCTCCGGCTATATCCAACAGTGGTTCGGCGTTGAGGGCAGCGACACGATCAAGCAAGGGGACCAATTGTTCGTGATCGTGCCAGACGCTGACCAGTTGGCCGTGGAGTTGAAAATCCGGGGGATGGACATCCCGCTAATTCACGTGGGCGATCCCGTTCGCCTGCGGTTTGACGGTTGGCCAGCGGTGCAATTCGTGGGCTGGCCGTCGGTCGCCATCGGCACATTTGGCGGTAAAGTCAACCGAGTTCTCCCAACTGATGATGGCACCGGATATTTTCGTGTGGTCGTGACGCCAGATGACCATTTTGAACGGGAGGAAGGTTGGCCGGACGACCGATACTTACGTCAGGGAGTACGTGCAAACGGCTGGGTTTTATTAAAGCGAGTGCCCTTAGGCTACGAGATATGGCGTCAATTGAATGGATTTCCACCCGTCGTCGCACCCGACGAGCCGGGGAACTCCAAACCAGAAAAACCGGCGAAGGTCAAATTGCCCAAAATATAGGGACCTTCTTGCCGCTGCGCGCACATCCTCGGAAAAATCCGCTGCAGTGCAGCACGGCGAAAATGTTCGGCAACGCAGGCGTTCGCACGGCTGCCGTCCTCGTGACAGTCATAGCTGTCGCCTCCCCATCGTCCGCACAGAATACGGCCGTTCAGAACCCGGCCGCTGCGCATGCGGCTCCGAGGGCAGGTTCGACGTCCGAGGACACGCGATCCTTCGCCTCGTTTCTTGCTACCGTCCAAGAAGAAGTGGTTGCCAAGGAAGTTGCAGGCCCGAACGTTCAAGCGGGAATGATCGATTCAGACACGATTGACCTCGACCCACTTGAGCGTATCGACCAGCAGGACGAGGCGGGCGAATCACTGATGCTCGCCGACGTCATTGCCAGTTTGTACCACTCCTATCCGGAGATCCAGCAGGCCAGAGAATTGCAAGCCATCGCAGGCGGCGATCTGATGTCCAGTTATGGGTACTACGATACAAAGTTCGAGGCTGATTCGCTGAGTGAGCCCACGGGTTTTTACCGGAACTATCGCAACGGCTTGGGCGTTGCGCGCCGGACGTGGTGGGGCGGCTATCTTTCGGCTGGCTACCGGATCGGTCGTGGGTACTTTCAGCCCTGGTACAAGGAACGCCAG
This genomic window from Allorhodopirellula heiligendammensis contains:
- a CDS encoding glucoamylase family protein — protein: MTRRRFLSGAVAVSVPMLTGISANDSSRHLMPSTDSDNTMSRRTHAERSEPEDAFLTDLRTHCYRYFCEAADPATGLISDRGRNDGRGFSEYASSAACGFGLAAYAIAPSSGLDTFDRARERSRTLLRSLLELAEHHNGFLYHFIGRSDGGRRMNCEASTVDTALMLAGVMCSETIFGGDAEIASLCRELMSRTNWQSMLDESNLLSMGWSPEQGMLPYRWDRFSELTILVLLAIGAPQHAIDPVAWQAWRRDKMLTFNGQSFLSYPPLFVHQYPMAFFDFRGMKSPSGRSYWHNSVTAHLAQIDFLERLSRRYPAEFGHYGRSLWGITSSDSATGYRDWGGPYEDDRSEPDRGIDGTVVPSAAAGGLAIVPEQAISTLKYQQAQFGSEIYGRYGFANAFNPATGWSGPDVIGIDTGISLLMAENLRSGGVWSAFMKHPVAQSALERAGFTPV
- a CDS encoding glucan biosynthesis protein yields the protein MSALRPILHAIGVTLWCLLPCSGAVQADEKAVDLAEERAARENAVPTASQVSDFDDLQLFAQHLATTTYVPEPPLIPALAELSYEQYRDIRFRNGRALWSDGDHPFWLEFFHRGFVQRDRVDVNVIEGNATKNELRTRQIPYDRELFDFEGAAAGVNIREPIGFAGFKAVGRFEEGGFGQEMLTFIGSSYFRARTGQTVYGTSARGLAVDVGMNRDEEFPDFRAFWVYEPAPGDRQLRVLALLDSPSLTGAYQFDFDPSMTVSKMRVTATLYFRELPGKLAIAPLTSMWIWGDGLAPPPLDKRPSCHDADGLLIHADENWTWRAFARLPYPSVTATRVEKLSGFGLLQRDRNFDHYGDTGARYDERPSVWVEPIESFGSGRIELMEIPGAHEGIDNIGAYFVADAEIDVDQPLELRYDVFFFGSTTTLAERVQPTCDNGDLLATCESFEVSRDDEAITLKIHFQPHEESVGDDDQDVVESGGQAPLGGWGRVDPGRVVPEISTVRGEVDDVVVLTNGSGYLVEVRLVPTEDAPVQVAFRLNDSTGVSLTESFEYLCPHEQPKFVYPAVYTRQE
- a CDS encoding ATP-binding cassette domain-containing protein, coding for MQPNSEFPAGGRPSIESMEKAISVLAVTLKQRFDQASLRASDGSDMDPLEPLIAGSQKAGIGLVASPTPAIGDIVTTVRQGIPLVFSLPNDSLVILQGPHAGKIDCAVIGDHLEYRTLSTSQLSKLLGDLSRLRMMIAKKEFECESLSASADRDGHDHGHSHPKPLRRLLSLLHLDRRDIELVTLFAGVAGVLGLATPLIVESLVNVVSWGVYFQPLLVLASMLLVCLGIAGVLKILQTWVVEIIQRRQFVRIVNDLAHRFPRADQNAFADQYPRELANRVFDIVTIQKATSVLLLDGVTIVLTSIIGLLLLAFYHPFLLGFDIVLVLSMISVTWVLGRGGVRTAIDESICKYRVAHWLQDVIAMPSAFKVGGGEHLAIQRANQLSVDYLNARSRQFGVVIRQVIFAVGLQVVASTALLSLGGWLVIDGQLTLGQLVASELVVTVVVGAFAKAGKSLEIFYDLMAGIDKVGHLVDIPPDPRVEIGAIPAGPANVSWSELVFDSPTGRSRVAAATIASGSRVAIVGDDPSGQSRLARALGGLTTPSAGMIQVAGYDAFEAAIGSPGEIAAYAGEPSIFNGTLRENTDLGRSGIDHTRVREVLRQAGLGQVLLQLKGGLQTRLLSDGRPFSFAQQSRLMIARAMAAHPRLLIIDGLLDGLGDSGRRDVWKNITAEECPWTLIVVTQREDIAEWCESRIAVRK
- a CDS encoding HlyD family secretion protein encodes the protein MIDTPESNDEFPTLQMVRTGRIVRMIGKLAFAALVISTVAMVFVPWRQTARGVGTVVALDPQQRPQPLLSPSMGVVSYVKPGLREGSYVEKSELLLRLTPFAVNAVDQLDTQIVAMESMEASALASLEVTKQSAALQESSGRSMAESLKQEYQAARQKWEQSKNEVTSLQADLEDKRNQLQIAERVSEQGLISREELFSKRRAVESQSAKVLKAENAVDEAYATLLSKEEEIEAKRQEIDIKNRTANQKVLEEMQRINRIEKDILDLRNSRGQMDRLEIRAPRSGYIQQWFGVEGSDTIKQGDQLFVIVPDADQLAVELKIRGMDIPLIHVGDPVRLRFDGWPAVQFVGWPSVAIGTFGGKVNRVLPTDDGTGYFRVVVTPDDHFEREEGWPDDRYLRQGVRANGWVLLKRVPLGYEIWRQLNGFPPVVAPDEPGNSKPEKPAKVKLPKI